Part of the Engraulis encrasicolus isolate BLACKSEA-1 chromosome 1, IST_EnEncr_1.0, whole genome shotgun sequence genome, AAGGTGACGCGCAGCACCTTCAGGTTGGCCTGCAGGTGGTTGAGGGCCGCCATCTGCAGCTTGGTGGAGGAGTGGATGAGCGACAGCTCCTGGAGGTCATTGAGCTGGGTCAAGGTCGCGGGGATGGTGATGTTGCTGAGCAGCTCCATCTTGAGCGACTGGACCTCGGGGACCTCGAAGACGGTGTCCGGCAAGCCCGTAAGCATGAAGAGGTGCAGCTCCTGGCGCTGGGCGCTGTTGCGGACGAGGCGGGCGCGTAGCTTCTTGGTGGTCCACTCGTGGTTGAGGTTCACCTGGCGTAGTCGGCACTCGCTGACCTCGGAGAGGAAGACGGCGAAGCGCTTGGCGTAGAGCGGGTCGTAGCGGTCGCTGAGGTGGAGCAGGAAGGCAAAGTCGTTTTTCATGTCGGGGATGTCGTTCATGCCCGTCTCAAGGCGGACTTGCTCGAACGAGTACTCCTTTAGGGGGCGGTGGAAAAGCCAATACAGAGAATAGATGCACAACAACCCGTACACACCCACAAAACAAATGTAGCAGTAGGCCAGCTTCGAGAAAAGATTGGCTCTGTTGTGGTTGCAACAAAATGTTTTGAATCCCGTCAAATCTGGAGGCACAGAGCACTTCACTACAATCTCAATTTTCGATACCAATGACGCAGCATAGATAATGATGAGGACGAACTTTAACACCTTAAGGGATGTTTGAATGACGTACATCTTGTAGAGGAGATCGTCCTCCTCCACATGGGTGCGAAACTTTTTCACTTTCTCAAACAGAGCCTTGGCCTGCTCCCCTTCCTTCTTGTCCAAGACAGAAGCCGCAGGTTCCGGTAGTTtcttttcaccaccaccaccagacaccACCGACGCGGATCGCAGCAACGTGATATTTTCCCCATCGGTCCCTGCGAATCCATCAGGGTTTATGATCATCTTCGACGTGGTGCTGACCTTTCTCAAATTCACCATCTTCTCCTCGCCGCGCTCCTCGGACACTTCGCTGATGGCACGCGTGGTCCAGGGCGAGTCGAAACACTTGCGCAGTATGTTGACGAAGAGCTCGATCTTCGAGGACGTCCCCGGGAACTTGAACCAGAAGCTGCTAGCCACCATGAAGACCATGGAGTGGATGACGACGAGGTAGGGGAAGAACTTGGCGTACCAGTGCACGGCCCGCTCGTAGCAGTAGTGGTTCACGAAGACGTACTGGTGGATGTCCAGGCCGTTCTTCCTGCCGAACACCTCGACCACGTTGGGCTTGAGCTCCTTGGTGATGCTGTACTCCCACATCAGGCTCTCATTGGCCGGTTTCTCCTGGAGGTGGTTGCAATCCCCGTCGCCGTCGTGATTGGTGAAGATGCGGTTTGGCAGACATGAGATCTTCTCTTGTGTCAGCTGTAACAAAGGGAAAACAGAGGTGTGTTAAGGAAATACTGCGTAGAATAAGCATTGCAACCAGTagcccaacatgatctccaaaaaatctgtgctcctggacacggatgttaaggacacaaaatccgtgtccaggagcacggattttgccaaaattccgtgctcctggacacggaattattttccgtgatggacacacagaagtgctctctctatactcccacagctctatgtttccacagtcttgtgttttctcaggatttttctaatttcaaatattttttctcaaaaaaacatttcttactgatcgattagggttagggattgctttggtctgggcacagctaattttctttcattcattatatgaatttgatagcctagcaaccaactggaaaaggtatttctcaaaaatatgtcattaatgacaggttaaggttagggaatgttttggtcagggcacaacttaaataactatagcattattttgtttaggattagca contains:
- the si:zfos-323e3.4 gene encoding volume-regulated anion channel subunit LRRC8C, whose protein sequence is MIPVNEFRNIASEQNPQYRVLKPWWDVFSEYLCIAMLMIGVFGCTVQLTQEKISCLPNRIFTNHDGDGDCNHLQEKPANESLMWEYSITKELKPNVVEVFGRKNGLDIHQYVFVNHYCYERAVHWYAKFFPYLVVIHSMVFMVASSFWFKFPGTSSKIELFVNILRKCFDSPWTTRAISEVSEERGEEKMVNLRKVSTTSKMIINPDGFAGTDGENITLLRSASVVSGGGGEKKLPEPAASVLDKKEGEQAKALFEKVKKFRTHVEEDDLLYKMYVIQTSLKVLKFVLIIIYAASLVSKIEIVVKCSVPPDLTGFKTFCCNHNRANLFSKLAYCYICFVGVYGLLCIYSLYWLFHRPLKEYSFEQVRLETGMNDIPDMKNDFAFLLHLSDRYDPLYAKRFAVFLSEVSECRLRQVNLNHEWTTKKLRARLVRNSAQRQELHLFMLTGLPDTVFEVPEVQSLKMELLSNITIPATLTQLNDLQELSLIHSSTKLQMAALNHLQANLKVLRVTFEGLEQVPMWMYTLKALEELHLSGPLNQEASRGGSATLDTLRELKNLRVLTLRCRLTKVPPAVVDVAAQLQRLCVHNEGVKLQVLSNLKKLSNLTSLELMGCHLERIPSAVFSLNSLQELDLRENKLTTVEEILSLQHCQRLTTLRLWHNAIAYIPEHVGKLHALETLDASWNKIRRLPSRLYYCTKLRHLDLSHNQLEALPTEIGSLQSLQYLSVAFNSLEALPEELYSCKRLKFLALGNNSISFLSDRVANLVQLVRLELKGNRLESLPPEIGDCPLLKLSGFVVEQSLLELLPSEVRERMEDS